Within the Mastacembelus armatus chromosome 10, fMasArm1.2, whole genome shotgun sequence genome, the region ATTAGATTGGATCGTTTATACACATCTGACTCTATGAATAAACAACATTACACATTCTCCAGCTGCGCCCTCTACTTCAGGCTTATTTGGATTTTGTGAAGGAACCTCTGCTCCAGATCATCCATAATATATGACAGAATTTTGCTATCAGTCTAATGGGGGTAAACACAGATATTTGCCAGAGGCTGAATGGGAAATGCCTTGGAGAGAATGCAATCCAATAAAGACCAAACCCAGTGCGAACCTATGTTTTGTTGCAATAtgtaatctatctatctatctatctatctatctatctatctatctatctatctatctctctctctctcatgcatTTTGTCAGTTGTAAGACTTCagtaaactgtatttttttgttatatcaCCAACACATGTGAATGTGGTTTGAAAGCTGGTATGCAGTTGGTAGACCTTGAGTCTAAATCAAATGATGCTTGAAAAGCAGGGAGTCTCACCTGCGCTGCCCTCTCCAACAGTAACCTatgtctcttttctctctctgtctctctgtctctctctttctctcggGCCCCTCAAAGTGTCCTGCCCACGATGTTTCCCAATGAGGTTGCTCGCATATAGATCCAGTCAGCAGCAAGGGAAACACATTGATTTGCCGTCAGCATCCAACGAGGAGTGCTGGCGCGCCACCAGTCCCAGGTTGGGGGGTGAAGGGTGCATCGGTATCCCGCAGGCGTCCCAGCAGCTGTGGGTAGCGTTGTTAATGCGGCCCATTAGGCCGCTGAGTGGTGCAGAGATTCCCTGAATACTGAGCGGGGGACACCCCTCAATTAGACGGATCGCCCCGCACCTCGTCGGCATCCGCGGTTATCTATTCTCATTAGTCAATGACACAGCCGAGAGAGATGGAAAGTTAACAGAGGAAGTTTTCTACCAGCCTGCAAACTTTACACACTCTAATATTTAGAACTCCATAGCCTCAAGTAGCCTATAAGAACAGTACAGGTCATAATTTAACACGTCGGCTATTTATTCATAATCAGACTAATGGGCTAGAAATGCATGGAGATGTATCTTGCGAtgataaaactaaaactatagGAAAATTATGTTCCAGCCTGCAGGATGAAGTCGATCTTATTCTAGTTATAAATTATCTGTAGTCTGCTGATTTGGTTGAAATATATAGAGTCGTTGCACTTGGGATTGAAACGTTTAAAACCGCGTCTTAAATGTTATTCTGGGAGGAGGCCTGTTAACTGGTAGGCTCATCTCAAATAATTGTAAATCAGTTTGTCTGCTGCACATAAAGTCTAAGAGTCCAGCTGAGGCTTGTGTTTTAAGCCGAGAAGCAGGATTCTGCTGCTGACATTAGTTATTGTGCGCGCTGGACATGATTTGCACTCCAGCTTCTCATTCACTGCCAAACAGCAATCAGCGCTGCCTCAGGAAGCTCCAAATAAGGACAGGGAAATGGAAACCCACCGGAATAGGTCCTTATGTAGTCACGACCTTATAAGGCACGGCGGAGCAGGGCTTTCCGGCAGCAGCCCAGCCTGCTGCACAGATGGGAAATCCAAATCAAATCTATCGGGCGACGGGGAAAGAGCAAGAATTATACTGCTGTCTCAAGGAGCTGTTCTGCTATGAAGATACATTGATCTGGGACAGAGGTGGAGCGGCGTTGTCTTCGCAATTTACTGCAAAAGCTTAAGATAAAGTCTCTCTTTTCTGCTTTCCCTCCAGGCCAGCGTCATGTGTCCTCCACTGCAGTGCCTAAATATGGGCTTCCTCCTCTCCAAATATGGACATCTACGTCACGGCAAGAGGGTATAAAAGGAGCGGGGAAACCTCTCAGCTCAGAGAGCCCTGAGAGTCCACAAGAGCAACTGTTAGAGCAGAGCtagacagagaaacacattgAAAGCCCTGACTGAGAAATATCACATCAAACGTAAACAAGTCAATTCAAAATAACATCCATCCAAGAAGGTCAAAACCTGACtggataaataatttaatacagagaaagaaaatcaagatTAATCTGTTGATTCATTTTTGATGAGTTTTAGGGAATGAGCATAAAGGACACTTCTGATTTTTTTTGAAAAGACAAGTGGATCTTTACTCAtctctgagaaaaaaaaaacacggaaAACGGGACAGCTGGAGAGAAATTGTCACGGAGCAAAGGCAGACAACAGCATCTTCCACGGCATCAGCAGAAGTGTGCAGCGCTCGAGCTCCCGAAGCTGGGCTAAGTGATTCCCACCACCTGCGAGGCACCGCTCCGCCAGCGTGCACACAGCCACCCGCCATCAGTGCAGCTTCAGTGCagcttcagtcctgcagctccagCACAAGCAGAGGATGGCTGCAGCCAAGACCGAGATGATCCTCCCAGCCCTGCCGATCTCAGAGCCTCTGAGCTTCCCTCACTCCCCCATGGATAACTACCCCAAGCTGGAGGAGGTGATGATGCTCAGCTCTGCAGGGACCCCCTTCCTCACCGCCTCCGCACCTGAAGGTGCAGGCTTCGGCTCCGGGGAGCCAGGAGAGCAGTATGACCACCTTGCTGGAGGTAAGAGTTGAAGATTTGCCCTTTTTGCCTCTGTTACTCTGTGCTGCCTGTTTAACTGAACTAGGGATTCGAGTTACGAAAAATAAACAGCTGcttaatttaattatattttgctGAGTATTGATGAATATTTTGAATTGATCATATAACTGCAGAGATATTAATGTCAAGCCTGTATACGTTTATTTTATCATGGCATGTGGTGAGACATTTTATAACGTGGGATTACAGACTAGAGGTAGATTTGAATTTTAGCTGACTGGACACactatgtaaataaaataaaatgctacaaataaacaaaaacagggaaATTGAAAAACATCTGACTTAATGCCAGTTTATTAAAAGCTCCATATCCCTGTGGACTCTCTGAGGACTTAAACACTGCTCAGTCACCGCATGCCTGTAGACACTCCTACAGCTCAATTCAAATTGCATTCCTAAAACCAGCTGAACTGCAGTTTCAGTAATCAATTGCCTCGGGCTCTGAGATGGGCTTCAAGAATGTGCGTAAGTGTGCATGCGCGTGTGTGcaagacaggaagacagaaagaatgaaagaaagatcGAGACAGGGTGAGCAGAGGAAAATGTGAATCTAGAAAGCTTGCACAGCAGCTCTGTTTATGTTTGCAAAGAGACTGTCTTAGAGTTGATGGGGACAGAGTTTAGTTGGAGGGGGTTTCTCTGTGTGGGCACCTGATGGATCTGTCACGGAGGAGAGGGGTAACACACTGTCCACTGCTCTGGCAGGATTCCCCCTCGCCCTCCCTCTGGATATTGACAGTTTAATTAAtgtctctcctttctctgtgcTCCTTGCAGATACATTACCCGATATCCCCTTCAATTGTGAGAAATCAGTGGCAGAGCAGACCTACCCCACCCAGAGGCTTCCCCCAATCTCTTACACAGGCCGCTTCACCCTGGAGCCCGCCACCACCTGCAGCAACAGCCTCTGGGCGGAGCCCATCTTGGGCCTGTTCACCGGCCTGATGAACAATGTTGCCGCCAGCTCAAGCTCTTCCTCTGCTGCCTCACAgacctcctcgtcctcctcttcatccgTCCCATCCTCCACTACTTCTTCCTCTTCTACCTCCTCTTCTCAGAGCTCCAGCCTCAGTTCGTCCATTCACCACAGTGAGCCCAACCCCATCTACTCAGCTGCCCCAACCTACTCCAGCCCCAACTCTGACATCTTCCCAGACCAGGGCCAGGCTTTTCCCAGCTCGACAGGAGCAGTGCAGTACCCTCCTCCTGCCTACCCTAACAGCAAGAGCTGCAGCACTAGCTTCCCTGTGCCCATGATTCCTGACTACCTCTTCCCTCAGCAGCAGGGAGAGATCAGCCTGGTGCCCCCTGACCAAAAGCCCTTCCAGAGTCAGTCAAGCCAGCCCTCCCTCACTCCACTGTCCACCATCAAAGCCTTTGCCACCCAGACTGGTTCCCATGACTTAAAGAACGCCTACCAGTCCCAGCTGATTAAGCCCAGCCGCATGCGCAAGTATCCTACTAGGCCAAGCAAGACACCCCCTCATGAGAGGCCCTATGCTTGCCCCATGGAGACCTGTGATCGTCGCTTCTCACGCTCTGATGAGCTGACACGTCACATCCGCATCCACACGGGCCAGAAACCCTTCCAGTGCCGCATCTGTATGCGCAATTTCAGCCGTAGCGACCACTTGACAACACACATTCGCACTCACACTGGTGAGAAGCCTTTCGCCTGCGAGATCTGCGGACGCAAGTTTGCCCGCAGTGATGAGAGGAAGAGGCACACAAAGATCCACCTACGGCAAAAGGACAAGAAAGCAGAGAAGGCAGGAGCAGTGGTGGTAACAGCAGCACCGGTATCAGCGGCTTCACCTGCCTCCAGCTACCCCTCTCCCATCACCTCCTACCCTTCTCCAGTGTCTTCTTACCCATCTCCAGTCACCTCCTGCTATTCTTCTCCTGTTCACACTTCCTATCCGTCTCCCTCCATTGCCACCACCTACCCATCAGCATCCATGTCCAGCACCTTTCAGTCCCAAGTTGCCTCTTCCTTCCCCTCCTCAGTCGCCTCCAACATCTACAGCTCCCCCGTTCCCACCCCGCTGTCAGATATGCAGaccactctctcaccaaggACAATCGAgatctgctaaaaaaaaaaaaaaaaaaaaaaaaagcaaagaaacttTTTTCAATCTCTTCTCCCATCACCTTCCTTAAGAGTTCTTTGAGGGGAAAGAAATCAGCATCAAAAGACTTTGTTTTCCCCTCCAAAAAGCACTTTTCTGTCTGCTCCCTGTGCAGAGTTAGGTGAATCTTGAGAGTtacctgaaagagagaaaaagacgcATGTCAAGGACCGGGCAAAGACAATAGAAGAtaaaaagggatttttttttttctttatctgtaaAACAAATGCAGCACTTCAAGTGTGGAAGAGACTCAACGACTAGAGAGTAGAAACAATGATGTTTCTCTCTACAATTAGGTACACAGAAATCAAGAGACAGATTGCCAGCAGTTGTGGTGCTAAGGCACATTTGCCCTTGCAGGCACTCAGTACAAAAAGACATTGAATGATATACATAAGCTATGTATATTGTACATGTGCCATGTTTCGTTTTTATCATTCTTTGGTACCATTGATGTGAAaaattatttgcatatttgcattGTATTATTTGAAGTGAGCAGGGCCATATTTTCTACATACTTTCTCTATTATGTAGTGACGATGCTGTGATACGTTTTGacattgtttgaaaaaaaatcacttaagTATTCAAGCATGAGTAAGAGTGATGTTAGTTTCTGTTTGTAAATATCATCTACTGGTactatctctttctctctttctcacatgTGACATATTGCTTGGTTATATGGaaaaatagagaaaagaaaaaacattctaaaaaaaaaacaaaaaaaaaaacaacaacaacttaACAAGACAATTGCTCCCGTTATTTGGTGCCTTTTGTGAAGCCTTGCTGATGTTGTGACTTGGCTATACGCGAGAGAGGATGCGCTGCATCTTGCCTTAAGGGTTGAGGGAATATTTTTGTTACAGAATGTAAGTCATACtcagagggaggaaaagggaCGAGCTATGAGGGCACCGCTTCATTTCATTAGAATGTAagcaaaaaaggagaaaaattataaagtatatttttgtaaaacttgtaaatgtaaatatccaCATCTTCAAGAGCTGGAATGTTGAAGTTACCTACTGAGTAGGCATGGGATTCTTTTGTATGTTATATACATGCAGTTCATTATTTTGTGgttatctttattttgtatttgtgtttgttaaaaCAAGTGACTGTTTCTGGCTTCTAAAGACATTGAATGCGCTTAACTGCCAGTGGGATATTTGGTGTACAAGATATCCTtccagaaatgaaatataaataaaaatataaatatatatgtatacttGTTTTGGTACTTTATTGTTCGActtctgtgttttcaaatatttacattGGTACTTGAAGACCATATAACAAGGTCGCCTTCATTACGATACACCCCACACTCTGCTTTGCATCATCTTTCATTCAGGAATATATACCATCACATtacatgttaaatgtttgaAGATTTTTAGTAGATTTTAAACCATGTCACATCAGAGAATCACCCTTTCATTTAAGAAAAGTCTGTAGAATATCATCTAATGAAAACTCATTTCAATCGCTGTTCTCCAATTGAACCCTGTATCAATTATAACGCTAACGCATGACTCCCATGCCTATAAACACAGAAGATGAGGAATTCTTATCTAGATCAAACATGCTCTTGAAGATATTAAGCTTATCTaaatttccatttcattttagattttatgaTACACACTGGCCCTTACTGTTGAGTACATGCACTTCCAGCAATTTGATCTTTAAgcaaaatgggaaaaaaataaatccccTTCTGTATGCtgttaaagaaatgatttttgGAGGGGGATATTTTAAACCGACTGTGCTTAGACATGCTCAGGGTTATTTTCACAGGCTGCAGGTGAAATCCATCACACGGTAATTACCTTCTTTTCCACAAATGTGGTCGGCGAGATGCTGTCACCTCATTGTGAACGAGCTGTAACACACAGTTGGGCAATATCTGTGTAGGTTAGGTTGAACTGTTGCATGCGTGCAGCTGAGCAGACTGGCCCTGAAGGTTTAATCCCTGTTTCTTTTGGTTTTTCAAGCAGAATATAATAACAGCTTCGACATACTGTCATTATTCATCTGCCCTGTTCCCTAGGCAAGGAATTCTTGCTACATGTTTgagtatgaaaataaaacatcttgggttttttttttttttagcctagGTTGACAAGAACCGTCCTAAGTTTTTCTCTCCAAGCTTTGGAGTAATTTTGTGTTGTGAAATGCACTAACTAAAACActcacaaatgcaaacacagctaaaatagaaagaaggaaaacaagtaGAAGAGAATGatagaggaaaagagaaaataattaaGATAATTGGTCTCCTGATCCCAAATTGACTTTCTAAATTGGGTCTgatgagttgtgtgtgtgtatgtgtgtgtgtgttcgcaACCACGTGTATGAGTGTGCATGTTTATGCGCACATGTATGCAGGCATGTGTGTACAATATACACAGCAACCGTGTATAGACTCTGACTAATGTAGTTGTTTCCTGCTGCGTGTCTCCGTGCTGCTCAAATGATGTCTAAGTGTGTAATTGTGTGAATTTTGCCGTGCTAGCAGccactg harbors:
- the egr1 gene encoding early growth response protein 1, whose translation is MAAAKTEMILPALPISEPLSFPHSPMDNYPKLEEVMMLSSAGTPFLTASAPEGAGFGSGEPGEQYDHLAGDTLPDIPFNCEKSVAEQTYPTQRLPPISYTGRFTLEPATTCSNSLWAEPILGLFTGLMNNVAASSSSSSAASQTSSSSSSSVPSSTTSSSSTSSSQSSSLSSSIHHSEPNPIYSAAPTYSSPNSDIFPDQGQAFPSSTGAVQYPPPAYPNSKSCSTSFPVPMIPDYLFPQQQGEISLVPPDQKPFQSQSSQPSLTPLSTIKAFATQTGSHDLKNAYQSQLIKPSRMRKYPTRPSKTPPHERPYACPMETCDRRFSRSDELTRHIRIHTGQKPFQCRICMRNFSRSDHLTTHIRTHTGEKPFACEICGRKFARSDERKRHTKIHLRQKDKKAEKAGAVVVTAAPVSAASPASSYPSPITSYPSPVSSYPSPVTSCYSSPVHTSYPSPSIATTYPSASMSSTFQSQVASSFPSSVASNIYSSPVPTPLSDMQTTLSPRTIEIC